The Thomasclavelia ramosa DSM 1402 genome includes a region encoding these proteins:
- a CDS encoding ribonuclease J produces MKKDVVKILPLGGQAEMGKSMYCIEIKEQIFILDAGFRFPEVSKLGVDIIIPSFDYLKENKERVVAIIITHGHDDVMAALPYLLEAVNAPVYAPALTADLIEQMIKRHKKHNNFRVSYQLNRVKRNDSIIIAGIPVEFFPVTHSIPGSVGVALWTDNGYIVYSGEFIVDFGAPEGFRCDIQKMMEIGKKGVLALLCESSYSKNPGYTSPKHKLTDKIDNIFEDSEGRIIISSYAQNIFRTKEIVELTKKYNRKIVFYGRDKYDSTNSIVRIGQRLKKAVIQVPKNLIAFSTDIGKKGIDDNLVVLLSGTPQRIYHDICDIIDGGDEFLKLNKNDTFIVASPVIPGTEKIANKAVNELYKTDSNIHVLKNKELCSMHASQEDIKVIIQIFNPTYFVPVKGEYQHFISNLEVAKNMAIKPENIAIIDNGEILSFKSGKLEDYRDTIEVEDVMIDGIGVGDVGDKVIDDRIQLSNDGVVIIGVTIDSKTHEIIANTDVQSRGFVYLRDSEHIIKGVIDIAEKCVSEMKDDPKLEAVEVRQNIKDKANKFIIKETGKRPVILPIIIEV; encoded by the coding sequence ATGAAGAAAGATGTTGTTAAAATTTTACCACTTGGCGGACAGGCTGAGATGGGTAAAAGTATGTACTGCATCGAAATAAAAGAACAGATTTTTATTTTAGATGCCGGGTTTAGATTCCCAGAAGTAAGTAAATTAGGAGTGGATATCATTATTCCTAGTTTTGATTACTTAAAAGAAAATAAAGAACGAGTTGTAGCTATCATCATAACGCATGGTCATGATGATGTGATGGCAGCTTTGCCTTACTTGTTAGAAGCGGTCAATGCCCCAGTTTATGCTCCAGCACTAACAGCTGATCTAATTGAACAAATGATCAAGCGACATAAAAAACATAATAATTTTAGAGTGAGTTATCAGTTAAATCGTGTAAAACGCAATGATTCAATTATTATTGCTGGCATTCCTGTTGAATTTTTTCCAGTAACTCATTCGATTCCTGGTAGTGTTGGAGTGGCTTTATGGACTGATAATGGATATATCGTTTATAGCGGTGAATTTATTGTTGATTTTGGTGCCCCAGAAGGATTTAGATGTGATATTCAAAAAATGATGGAGATTGGAAAAAAAGGTGTATTAGCACTTTTATGTGAGTCATCTTATTCTAAAAATCCAGGTTATACATCACCAAAACATAAATTGACAGATAAAATTGATAATATTTTTGAAGATAGTGAAGGACGAATCATTATTTCAAGTTATGCTCAAAACATTTTTAGAACTAAAGAAATTGTTGAACTGACGAAGAAATATAATCGAAAAATTGTTTTTTATGGTCGTGATAAATATGATAGCACAAATAGTATTGTCCGCATTGGACAGCGTTTAAAAAAAGCAGTGATTCAAGTACCAAAAAATCTTATTGCTTTTTCTACTGATATTGGTAAAAAAGGAATTGATGATAATTTAGTAGTGTTGCTCAGTGGGACACCGCAAAGAATCTATCATGATATTTGTGATATCATTGATGGTGGAGATGAGTTTTTAAAATTAAATAAAAATGATACATTTATTGTTGCTTCTCCAGTTATTCCTGGAACAGAAAAAATTGCAAATAAAGCGGTAAATGAATTATATAAGACAGATTCAAATATTCATGTATTAAAAAATAAAGAATTATGTTCGATGCATGCATCGCAGGAAGATATTAAAGTAATTATACAAATTTTTAATCCGACATATTTTGTACCAGTTAAGGGTGAGTATCAACATTTTATTTCAAATTTGGAAGTTGCTAAAAATATGGCAATTAAACCAGAAAATATTGCTATTATCGATAATGGTGAAATTTTATCGTTTAAAAGTGGAAAACTAGAAGATTATCGCGATACTATTGAAGTTGAAGATGTAATGATTGATGGAATTGGTGTTGGTGATGTAGGTGATAAAGTTATTGATGATCGAATTCAGTTGTCAAATGATGGAGTAGTCATTATTGGAGTCACGATTGATAGTAAAACTCATGAAATTATTGCCAATACTGATGTTCAGTCACGTGGTTTTGTTTATTTAAGGGATTCTGAACATATTATTAAGGGAGTTATTGATATTGCTGAAAAATGTGTTAGTGAAATGAAAGATGATCCTAAACTAGAAGCAGTAGAAGTTCGACAAAATATTAAAGATAAAGCAAATAAGTTTATTATTAAAGAGACAGGTAAAAGACCTGTAATCTTGCCAATTATCATCGAAGTTTAA
- a CDS encoding dipicolinate synthase subunit B, producing MLKNKKIGIGLTGSFCSLQKTLAVIKELAALECDLYIFASEKILNCNTRFNKADELIDELEKLSKRKVITNVVDSEIFGPKIPLDLMIVMPCSGNTLAKLAIGINDNAVTMACKSTLRNEHNVVLAIATNDALSNSGKNIMQILNTKHFYLVPMYQDDCIKKPNSMLFDETLVIQTVINAINNNQLQPVFEGVKDD from the coding sequence ATGCTTAAAAACAAGAAAATCGGAATTGGATTAACAGGGTCTTTTTGTTCGCTACAAAAGACGCTGGCTGTAATAAAAGAATTAGCAGCTTTAGAATGTGATTTATATATATTTGCAAGTGAAAAAATTTTAAATTGTAATACTCGTTTTAATAAAGCTGACGAATTAATTGATGAATTAGAAAAACTTTCTAAAAGAAAAGTAATTACTAATGTTGTAGACAGTGAAATATTTGGACCCAAAATTCCTTTGGATCTAATGATTGTAATGCCCTGTAGTGGCAACACATTAGCAAAATTAGCTATAGGGATAAACGATAATGCTGTCACAATGGCTTGTAAATCAACACTTCGTAATGAACATAATGTTGTTTTAGCAATCGCGACAAACGATGCTTTAAGTAATTCTGGTAAAAATATCATGCAAATTTTAAATACTAAACATTTTTATCTTGTCCCAATGTATCAAGATGACTGCATAAAAAAACCAAATAGCATGTTATTTGATGAGACTCTTGTAATTCAAACAGTAATCAATGCAATTAATAATAATCAGCTCCAGCCCGTTTTTGAGGGTGTAAAAGATGATTAG
- a CDS encoding DUF6506 family protein, whose protein sequence is MEGVDCIELCGAFGKAGAKTIIEVTENKIPIGYVTHLPEQDEIYDLTFAK, encoded by the coding sequence ATTGAGGGAGTTGACTGCATCGAATTATGCGGTGCTTTTGGAAAAGCAGGAGCTAAAACTATAATTGAAGTGACGGAAAATAAAATACCAATTGGGTATGTTACGCATTTACCAGAACAAGATGAAATTTACGATCTCACTTTTGCTAAATAA
- a CDS encoding dihydrodipicolinate synthase family protein — MIKIDIFTNLITPFDIDDMIDYQALDNHIEKLVNQGNNKFIIGSRTGEAASLTFLEQKHLLRYVCYHYPGLEIYMQLSESCTKKVIKQIGDLKDISEFAGYMIELPEIFSLTQNGLIRHLDLIATATNKSIVIQQHKQNMIAVNHLLELKEKHENITGLITEVNSTGYQIIRNNGLGLYGIEEMLVQNEINNYDGLISNLTNLSYKKYRELITQHNDLYFDFFKLIVKYFYQDNIVSTLKYSLSQSSNILYKLRLPLVKISDESKEQLNKIMEKY, encoded by the coding sequence GTGATTAAAATAGATATTTTTACTAATTTAATTACTCCCTTTGATATTGATGATATGATTGATTATCAAGCGCTAGATAATCATATTGAAAAATTAGTAAATCAAGGAAATAATAAATTTATTATTGGCAGCAGGACAGGGGAAGCTGCTTCATTGACTTTTTTAGAACAAAAACACTTATTACGATATGTTTGCTATCACTATCCTGGTCTTGAAATATATATGCAGCTTAGTGAATCATGTACAAAAAAAGTAATTAAACAGATAGGAGACCTTAAAGACATTAGCGAATTTGCTGGCTATATGATCGAGTTACCAGAAATTTTTAGTTTAACCCAAAACGGATTGATTAGGCATCTTGATCTAATTGCTACTGCAACTAATAAATCGATTGTTATTCAACAACATAAGCAAAATATGATTGCTGTTAATCATTTATTGGAATTGAAAGAAAAACATGAAAATATAACTGGCTTGATTACTGAAGTAAATAGCACAGGTTATCAGATTATTAGAAATAACGGGTTAGGTCTATACGGTATAGAAGAGATGCTAGTGCAAAATGAAATTAATAATTATGATGGACTTATTAGTAACTTAACTAATCTAAGTTATAAAAAGTATAGAGAATTAATTACTCAGCATAATGATTTATATTTTGATTTTTTTAAATTAATAGTTAAATATTTTTATCAAGATAATATTGTAAGTACATTAAAATATTCGTTGAGCCAAAGTAGCAATATTCTTTATAAGTTACGTTTGCCATTAGTTAAAATCAGTGATGAGTCAAAAGAACAATTGAATAAAATAATGGAGAAATATTAA
- a CDS encoding rubredoxin-like domain-containing protein — MAKFVCSVCGYVYEGDAAPEQCPVCKVGADKFVEQTGEMTWAAEHVVGVAKDVDEEIKKELRANFEGECSEVGMYLAMARVAHREGYPEIGLYWEKAAYEEAEHAAKFAELLGEVVTDSTKKNLEMRVEAENGATMGKTELAKKAKALNLDAIHDTVHEMARDEARHGKAFAGLLKRYFG, encoded by the coding sequence ATGGCTAAATTTGTATGTTCTGTATGTGGATATGTTTATGAAGGAGATGCAGCTCCAGAACAATGTCCAGTATGTAAAGTTGGGGCTGACAAGTTCGTTGAACAAACAGGTGAAATGACTTGGGCAGCAGAACACGTTGTAGGTGTTGCTAAAGACGTAGATGAAGAGATCAAAAAAGAATTAAGAGCAAACTTTGAAGGAGAATGCTCAGAAGTAGGAATGTATTTAGCAATGGCAAGAGTTGCACATCGTGAAGGATATCCAGAAATTGGATTATATTGGGAAAAAGCAGCTTATGAAGAAGCTGAACATGCAGCAAAATTTGCAGAATTATTAGGAGAAGTAGTAACTGATTCAACAAAAAAGAACCTAGAGATGCGTGTTGAAGCTGAAAATGGAGCAACTATGGGTAAAACAGAATTAGCTAAGAAAGCTAAAGCATTAAACTTAGATGCAATTCATGATACAGTGCATGAAATGGCACGTGATGAAGCACGTCATGGAAAAGCGTTTGCTGGATTATTAAAACGCTATTTCGGATAA
- a CDS encoding NAD(P)-dependent oxidoreductase: MIVYINGNDNRCKQLAKLMIADGYQIQEDSRLISSCDIIYLGKDGQGFEQVDFKNNAIVLSLLKNQRLCYLSKLKGFNYRYLYSDEDFVVENTHISDEAVIAYMIIDNSISLSNSNVLILGYGHCGRDLAAKLEKFNAKVSISNRSDHYHDEVVEKGYRYIRLDQLTLNGYDFVINTIPSQIIDSDILKTKDVNCKIYDVASTPYGLKTCDRDESYHLLKQLPTKYAYDSSAKALYKAIKRAVDQYA; the protein is encoded by the coding sequence ATGATAGTTTATATAAATGGAAATGATAATCGTTGTAAACAATTAGCAAAGCTAATGATTGCAGATGGTTATCAAATTCAAGAAGATAGTAGGCTGATATCTTCTTGTGATATTATTTATTTAGGTAAAGATGGTCAGGGGTTTGAACAAGTTGATTTTAAAAATAATGCTATAGTACTTTCATTATTAAAGAATCAGCGATTATGTTATTTAAGTAAGTTAAAGGGATTTAATTATCGTTACTTGTATAGTGATGAAGACTTTGTTGTTGAAAATACACATATTAGTGATGAAGCAGTGATTGCGTATATGATAATTGATAATTCAATTAGTTTGTCAAATTCTAATGTGTTAATCTTAGGTTATGGTCATTGTGGACGCGATTTAGCAGCTAAACTTGAAAAATTTAATGCGAAAGTCAGCATTAGTAATCGCAGTGATCATTATCATGATGAAGTTGTTGAAAAAGGATATCGTTATATTCGGTTGGATCAGCTCACTTTAAATGGGTATGATTTTGTTATTAATACTATTCCTAGTCAAATAATTGACAGCGATATTCTAAAAACAAAAGATGTTAATTGTAAGATTTATGATGTTGCTTCAACACCATATGGTTTAAAAACTTGTGATCGTGATGAAAGTTATCATCTATTAAAGCAGCTTCCGACTAAGTATGCCTATGATAGTAGTGCAAAAGCGCTTTATAAAGCAATTAAACGGGCAGTTGATCAATATGCTTAA
- a CDS encoding BMP family lipoprotein, which translates to MKKLLASLVVFSFLLVGCGGSSSEEFEVALVTDAGDINDKSFNQSAWEAVEQYQKDHDATIKYYKPASFDDAGYKSQIEEAVENGAKIIVCPGFKFCNAIGELQDKYKDVKFILIDATPTVPDEKDSTKSNPVDPGDNVYCALYTETQPGYLAGYAAVKAGHTKLGFMGGIALPAVINYGYGYIQGANDAAKELGVTVDMMYTYTGTFNEDPAIKTKAAKWYDAGTEAIFSCGGGICNSIFPAAKEAGKYAIGVDSNQNDDKTGVVITSALKDVKKTVYDKLVDYKNDKFKGGIETLDASGGYVGLPDDFDRLGDFNAAAYKEVFDKVASGEIKIKSMTDITDNDNGNPTKVPVTNVNITYDK; encoded by the coding sequence ATGAAAAAGCTTTTGGCTTCACTTGTTGTATTCTCATTTCTATTAGTGGGATGCGGTGGTAGTAGCAGTGAAGAATTTGAAGTAGCACTTGTAACAGATGCAGGGGATATTAACGATAAATCGTTTAATCAGTCTGCATGGGAAGCTGTTGAACAGTATCAAAAAGATCATGATGCAACTATCAAATACTATAAACCAGCAAGTTTTGATGATGCTGGCTACAAATCACAAATTGAAGAAGCTGTAGAAAATGGGGCAAAAATTATTGTTTGTCCAGGTTTTAAATTCTGTAATGCAATTGGTGAATTACAAGATAAATACAAAGATGTCAAATTTATCTTGATTGATGCTACACCAACAGTTCCAGATGAGAAGGATAGTACTAAATCTAATCCAGTTGATCCTGGTGATAATGTTTATTGTGCATTGTATACAGAAACACAACCTGGATATTTAGCAGGGTATGCAGCTGTCAAAGCAGGTCACACTAAACTTGGATTTATGGGTGGAATTGCATTACCAGCTGTAATTAATTATGGTTATGGATATATTCAAGGAGCAAATGATGCAGCAAAAGAATTAGGTGTTACAGTCGATATGATGTATACATATACAGGAACATTTAATGAAGATCCTGCGATTAAAACTAAAGCTGCTAAGTGGTATGATGCTGGAACTGAAGCTATTTTCTCATGCGGTGGTGGAATTTGTAACTCTATTTTCCCTGCAGCAAAAGAAGCTGGCAAATATGCAATTGGTGTTGATAGCAACCAAAATGATGACAAGACAGGTGTTGTTATTACTTCAGCATTAAAAGATGTAAAAAAGACAGTTTATGATAAATTAGTCGATTACAAAAATGATAAATTTAAAGGTGGTATCGAAACATTAGATGCATCAGGTGGTTATGTTGGTTTACCAGATGACTTTGATCGTTTGGGTGATTTTAATGCTGCAGCATACAAGGAAGTATTTGATAAAGTGGCAAGTGGTGAAATTAAAATCAAATCAATGACAGATATTACTGACAATGATAATGGTAATCCTACTAAAGTACCTGTCACTAATGTAAATATTACATATGATAAATAA
- a CDS encoding FtsK/SpoIIIE family DNA translocase → MAKTSRSKKSKQDQISEDLKVRIIATVGLFLIVVGAMKLGPIGEQLNFLCTYIIGNFVGISYISLVLISGYVIYFAKLPKFTGPRAIGLYMVVGAVLTFMSSLNDDLMVGMKVINQYVSTAPCNRGGFLGAVLYGILSALFDKTGAMIAAGFILVIGLTLLGSKFYLEHRKNVAERKKKKPTKKDIKMHQSASKFTDFFTPKKDKAKGFFPEEIFGDENTSSQEQDPPGKSSARIHTTHLEEDESVPSTFEFDEDSMTLEIKDKEPKIHENDMSKPKKKINKNYRLPALSLLKNPTAKKSGDNKGNALSKAEALTNVLHEFGVNATISDIFIGPSVTKYELKLETGTRVNKIMQLQDDIKLALAAKDIRIEAPIPGKPAVGVEIPNSVATMVSFKEVIKDIPKDLQDNKLLVPLGKDVSGKIIYAELNKMPHLLIAGATGSGKSVCVNTIICSILMRARPDEVKFILVDPKKVELTNYNGIPHLLAPVVTDPKKAAAVLQEVVVEMEHRYDLFAGANVRNIEGYNNYARKKNEELALDEQLEILPFHVVILDEVADLMMVASKQVEDCIMRIAQMARAAGIHLIVATQRPSTDIITGVIKANIPSRIAFAVSSGIDSRTILDASGAEKLLGKGDMLFSPMGSSSPVRVQGAFVSDDEVSAITHHTATQQEASYDDKYINVKLNTTSPSAASKEEEEDEEYEMCRSFVINAQKASTSLLQRQFRIGYNKAARIIDQLEADGVIGPQIGSKPREVYIRGYQEEDI, encoded by the coding sequence ATGGCGAAAACAAGTCGTTCAAAAAAATCAAAACAAGATCAAATTAGTGAGGATTTAAAAGTAAGAATCATTGCTACAGTAGGCTTGTTTTTAATTGTTGTCGGGGCAATGAAATTAGGACCAATTGGTGAACAACTGAATTTTTTGTGTACTTATATAATTGGAAATTTTGTTGGAATTAGTTATATTTCATTGGTTTTGATTAGTGGGTATGTAATTTATTTTGCTAAATTACCAAAATTTACTGGTCCTCGTGCAATCGGATTATACATGGTGGTAGGGGCAGTTTTGACTTTTATGTCATCTTTAAATGATGATTTAATGGTTGGAATGAAAGTAATTAATCAATATGTCTCAACAGCACCTTGTAATCGAGGTGGATTTCTAGGAGCTGTTTTATATGGCATTTTAAGTGCTTTGTTTGATAAAACGGGGGCAATGATTGCTGCTGGTTTTATTTTAGTAATTGGTTTAACTTTGTTAGGTAGTAAGTTTTATTTAGAACATCGTAAAAATGTTGCTGAAAGAAAGAAAAAGAAACCCACTAAAAAAGATATTAAAATGCATCAAAGCGCTAGTAAATTCACAGATTTTTTTACCCCTAAAAAAGATAAAGCAAAAGGCTTTTTTCCAGAGGAGATATTTGGTGATGAAAATACTTCAAGCCAAGAGCAAGATCCCCCTGGAAAGAGTTCAGCTCGAATCCATACTACTCATTTAGAAGAAGATGAATCAGTACCCTCTACATTTGAATTTGATGAGGATTCTATGACTTTAGAAATTAAAGATAAAGAACCAAAGATCCATGAAAATGATATGTCTAAACCTAAGAAAAAGATTAATAAGAATTATCGTTTACCTGCCTTATCCCTATTAAAAAATCCTACAGCAAAAAAGTCTGGTGATAATAAAGGAAATGCATTATCTAAAGCTGAAGCACTAACAAATGTTCTTCATGAATTTGGAGTAAACGCAACAATTAGTGATATTTTTATTGGACCATCGGTTACTAAATATGAATTAAAATTGGAAACGGGCACGCGTGTTAATAAAATTATGCAATTACAAGATGATATAAAATTAGCCTTAGCTGCAAAAGATATTCGTATTGAAGCACCAATTCCTGGTAAACCGGCAGTTGGAGTGGAAATTCCTAATAGTGTTGCAACAATGGTAAGTTTCAAAGAAGTAATTAAAGACATTCCAAAAGATTTACAGGATAACAAGTTGTTAGTTCCTTTAGGCAAGGATGTTAGTGGTAAGATTATTTATGCGGAATTAAATAAAATGCCCCACTTATTGATTGCTGGGGCAACTGGAAGTGGAAAATCAGTTTGTGTAAATACTATTATTTGTAGTATTTTGATGCGTGCTCGACCGGATGAGGTGAAATTTATTCTTGTCGATCCTAAAAAAGTAGAGTTAACTAATTATAATGGTATACCTCATCTATTAGCTCCAGTAGTAACTGATCCTAAAAAGGCAGCTGCAGTATTGCAGGAAGTTGTAGTGGAAATGGAGCATCGCTATGACCTTTTTGCTGGGGCAAATGTACGGAATATCGAAGGCTATAATAACTATGCACGTAAAAAAAATGAAGAATTAGCTTTGGACGAACAATTAGAGATCTTACCTTTTCATGTAGTTATTTTAGATGAGGTTGCTGATTTGATGATGGTCGCAAGCAAACAAGTTGAAGATTGTATCATGAGGATTGCTCAAATGGCGCGGGCAGCAGGGATTCATTTGATCGTTGCAACACAAAGACCATCGACTGATATTATCACTGGAGTCATCAAAGCAAATATTCCATCAAGAATTGCTTTTGCAGTCTCTTCTGGAATTGATTCACGAACAATTTTGGATGCTTCTGGAGCGGAAAAATTATTAGGAAAAGGAGATATGTTATTTTCACCAATGGGTTCTAGTTCACCGGTGCGGGTTCAAGGTGCTTTTGTATCTGACGATGAAGTTAGTGCAATTACTCACCACACTGCTACTCAGCAGGAGGCTAGCTATGATGACAAATACATAAATGTAAAATTAAATACTACTTCACCAAGTGCTGCTTCGAAAGAAGAAGAGGAAGATGAAGAATATGAAATGTGTCGCAGTTTTGTAATCAATGCTCAAAAAGCAAGTACATCTTTATTACAACGGCAGTTTCGAATTGGATACAATAAAGCAGCACGAATCATCGATCAGTTAGAAGCAGACGGTGTTATTGGACCACAGATTGGCTCTAAGCCACGTGAAGTTTACATTCGCGGATATCAAGAAGAGGACATCTAA